The Astatotilapia calliptera chromosome 4, fAstCal1.2, whole genome shotgun sequence genome segment ACACTTTGTGAAAGCATCTTTCCTAGAAACTTTTATGAAACCAGGATTCACATGATGGGAACAAATCTCTTGTCAAATAAAACTTTCACTTTGCCCTAAATCTAAATAACAAGAAAGGTTCATTTTATTGGGAAACGATTTGTTTTAATGATGCACAGCTTCAGTGACTGTGTCTTTCATATAGAGATGCATGCTAAGATTAGACCACAGATTAGCAGACAGGACATCTGCATCCTGTCAGAGATGCTGGGAGGTGACACATCTGTTGGAAACTGTCAGCTGCCCATTCACGTCATTACAGAGGCTGAGTGGGGAAAGGCAAGCCACTCTGGGACTCCTATATATGGGTTCAACTGGAAGTGTCCTAAAGTCACCCAGGCTTAAAAGATATCTATAATTCCCTTGTTAGCTATAAGTTACAAGTTTAGTCTGGGCTCCACACGAGATATGTTCCAGGGCAAAGTTTTACTGCTGGAGTTCTTACATAGAAATCTATATTGAGagctagaaaataaataaatcacattttgttATGAAGTATGATGAAATGATTACTTCTCAAGAAATTTTAAGTAAGAAATAAAATAGGAgctttgtgtaaaaaaaaaaaaaagcaaacaaccaaacagaaaacaaaacagaagaactACTTAGAAGAGTTTTTTCTGTTGAATAGCTAACCATAAATATGTAAATGCATACTccattttaataaacattacTGGGAAGGATATACACTGTAAATAGTGTATATCCTTCCCAGTAATGTTTATTAAAGGAAGGCTGAGGTTGATATTTACAACTGTCCtctgtgaaattcacagaggaCAGTTGTAAATATCAACCTCAGCCTACCTCACATCTGAAAATTGACTTCTCCCTTCTTCTACCTATTGCTGTTGAGATGAACTAGATGTGAGAACTGTGATCTTTGAGAACTATGAAGGATCATGCAAGTGTGAATAGATCTATGAGCTGAAAGTGATGTTTAGAGCTTACAGAACACATGTGACTGCATCTACAAATCACTATTCCTTCACGACTACCTGTGATGTTTAATAAAACCTCACTACCTCTGCAGGCATTCAGTCACTTTACTTGAAAGTAGAGCCACTGACATTTTCACTAAATATTATATAAGCATAAGCAGCACGCCCCAGCACTGTTGACTAGTATGTGCTGTTGGCAGCAAGTAAGTCCTGGATTTGAATccactggctggctggagcctttctgtgtgcagtttgcacaTTTTCCCTGCGTCAGCATGGGTTTTCTGGCCTGATCCCACAGTCCAAGGGGTTACATTAATGGTGATTTTAAATTTGCCACATTGGTTATCGTTCTGTTTGCCCTGCAGTAGAGTGTGACCTATTCAGGGAGTACTCCACAGTTTACCTTTTGGCAGCTTGGATAGGCTCCAGTCTTAAACTGGATAAATAGAAGAAAACGGACTAGAGTAGATGGATTACAGaagccattaaaaaaataattaacatgGATTTTCCTTAAATCTATCAACATTTTTCTACTTTCAGTTGCATCACAAGGTGTTGACAACAGGTATTTGATTTTGCAGTTTTATGCTAGAACATGCTTCGTTAACACAGCAAGTGTAAGTAGATGTGTTAATTATCATGCTCTGCAGTCACTGTATATATGGAACAACTAATTTAAAGAACCGTAATGAAAGCAGGCCacttacaataaaacaaaatataagtcataattaaaatgttacatttctaaATGCTTTTCATATACTTTTAACTTCATGTTATCACTGTCACTGCTTTCGCCGAATGAATAGTCACTTGAGTATCAAGAACAGGACTAAAGATGTCACTAATGTTCACGAAGCCTAAAAACCAGACCACaccacaaataaaaaatgttcagtCAAATAAAAGTCAATGAACTAAATTCCTGTGTTCATATAATAATGGGATATTTATTCTCTCTACTGTGCGTGTTAGCCATTGGGATATTTTCATACCTTTCTAATAATGCTGGGTCACAAAATGacccactttttaaaatgtattaatataaGGTGTCAGAGCTTTCCCTGACCCAAATGgtaaaacacttagggaacataATGCCCAACAAACTCAATCTAGGTCACCTGTACTAACTCATGTAAGTTTGAGCAGTATGTAACACTCTGTCATACTGGAAATTAGTGTGAGGACTGAGCTTCTGGTAGGATCTTCAATGATGCCACACACTGAGGTATGAGAGAAAATGTTTCCTGCTGACCTATATTTTTTCATGGCTATTTGTTTTCATCAAAGCTTAATTTCAGCAGCTGCTCCCTTCCTCTTCCCATACCTGGCACACTCATTACCCACACGTAGCAAACACTATAAGGAAGCATTCTCATTAGTCACTGCAGCAATGAGACCACCTCTGTGACACAGCCAATGAATATTTAAGATCATCTTTACTGAGATTTAACTTCACATTTAATGAGGCCAACATAGAGACCTGCTGGTGACTGATCTCCCAGGAATATGGGTCAATGTAAGGGAAGACAAGACAGATTAGTTTTATATTTGCACAGTTATGACAATACTGTGATTTGTTCCtgagaattcattttaaaaaggtaTTGATTCCATCCTGTTTTCTAGGTTTATCGTATGCCACTATTCTGCATTAATCTCTATAAGttgaatataatatataaatatagttgGATACATTGTAGTCCATTAGATTATATTTGTGCATGTTAAAGTTTATATGGGTTGCCATGCTTCACTCAACATGCATGACATGTGTTACACTTGTAGGGATAGTAGATTGCATTTACTGCCGAAATAGATGTTTCAGGTTGCTAGGTATTGGGATGTGAAGCAAATTTTCCCACTCATTGCAGGTCAGCTTTGTTTGCTCGGTGTATTAATGGATTATCTGGGCTTATTTAAGGGCCAATGTGTGCTGCCGTgggtttcattcaaaataaaaaacacctgGGGAAAGTTATTAGCATAAACAGTAGGAAAAAAATAGGTTTCATTGGTTTCTCTTAAAATACAGTTAGCTTTAGGCTAACCACCACTTTAACACCTTAGACTCAAGATGAGAAGACAGCAACTTTGTTTCCTTGATGCTGTGTAATGAATTCAATGATGACACTTTAAAGTAAATGATGTTGACATCATTTCTCCCTCAGCTTTTTTCAGCCTATATTGCTTAAGGTCATAATTCCCTTTTGCATTTTCATAGTTCATTGGGTGCTCAAGAGAGAACCCAAGGCAGCAAAAGGAATTACATAATTTTAATtgtgcctttttatttttttattcatttcaaacattttagCAATGAATGAAAAACTAATCTCCTCTATTTTGCCTTTCAGTGTGATTCACTTTACCTGTATAGTCTGCAtgtccattcattcattcattgctctttttcttgttttttgttttgttttgttagacttatttattttttactttattttcatgaGTTTTTACACTCAACCTGGACTTGTatagcaaaaacacaaaaatacattctgtaaataatgtatgtgtgtctgtttgtttatgAACTTTACTGCAGGTCAAGAATGTAAAACTTATTTGACATTGTGGCCCACATACAGCTCACTTTTATCTTAAGTGGGTTGAGCCTTTCTGCCAGTGAATTAAattttaactgcacatttaatcaCAGCGGTATCTTAATATTAGAAAAAGGAGAGCGACTTCAACGGTTTTtccacatgataaagaaatgctgctgtagtaaatgaaagaaatgtatcAGCAGAATTGTTTGGGCTTAAAttataagaaagaaaatgtgtaaaattacagagaaAGTTGCCCAGACTGGCCTGTAATTATCTAATTATGAATTACCACtcactatttatttattctggtGGGGATGGGAGGGGGGCAtgcaaaagttttaaaaattcatttaaaagtcaaaaaaaTTGTGCACTCTTTCACACATAGCATCCAGTGGGCCGGACTGCAGTCTTTGCCAGCCGGTTCTGCCCCGCGGGGCTTATGTTTTACACCCCTGCTCCAGGTAACTGAAGAAAATACGTACAGCACACAGTGCGTATCCACGCAATTACAAAGTATAGCACTATATCTCGAAAAGGTCGAATgaatagaaataaatatttctatTAGTTTTTTACAATTCGAATGTAGTGATGTCATCAGCTTTGTGGCTGACGTAAACAATCTGCGCCGGGAAGCTGAAGAGAGATGGCGACAGCTCAGGCGAAGCTCGACAAAGAGAGCGATGACTGCTCTCTGCTGCCTTTAGTTCATGATATTATTAAATGGTAAGAGTATTTATTGGTTCGTGTGTTGTCACATTGTGTGCTGTATGCACGGGACAACACTTGCTTGTCTCAGTCGCTTGGTGGAGTTGCTATGTTGTTTGCTGTGTTAGCTGAAGCTAATGCCGATAGCTACAAATGTTACGTTAAGTGTCTGCAATAACAAAGCAGACGGATGACGCACTCTTCTTTTCCCCCATTTGCTTAAAGCATGGACAAAGACAACCAGGATGTCCTCCAAGAACTTGGTAAACTAAAGGCAAAGATCCAGGAGGCTCGAGAGCAGATCTCCAACATGCCGGGGATAGACAGCAGTCcgctggagcagcagcagcagctggccaCGTTGCGGGAACAGGTTCGCACCAAGAACCAGCTGCTGCAGAAATATAAAAGTCTGTGCATGTTTGACGTGCCAAAAGCATCGTGAGACTAAAAGACTTGGTATGCACGCAGTATAGAGGAAGTAAATGGAGGTGGCGTGATTCAGGAACACCGGATGGACATTGAAATAATAACCGTCTTTTCTTTAATTGTGTCGGACTGCAACATGTTTTGaacttgtctttgttttgtgttacCACAGCGCAAATTTGTTTATATGATATTTGTATTAAATTGGGATTTTTCGCTTTTTTGAGTCCCATGATATTGATACGTTGtaataaattgtattttgtaTAAGCTTCGTCCTTTAAGGTTATTCGGAATACATAAAACAGACTATGAACCACGGCGAGCTTCTTAATAAGGGCTTCTTGCAGTTTTAATCTGCATGTGAATGACGTGTCAGGATGACGCAACAAGTGCATTTTAACAGATGGACAACATTTTTCTAGTTAAGGGAAACGGAGATCTGTGAAGAGTGTGaagctttgtttttaatgcaactTCTTGGAGAtttgcttgaaatgaaaaagaaggggAAGGCAGACTATAAAAGTaacaagttttattttcttatgcAAAAGTCTGGGTAgacaataaatacacatttagCATTAAATTTGATCATAATGGAACAATCAAGTTTCACCATGGTTGAAAAAGTACAGTGAAGTGTAAACATGTTTCTTCTTTCCTCAAATGCTGCTCTTAGAAAGTTAAAATAGAGACAGATTTACAGCATTTTCAGAGCATCTACTGCACTACACAGATTTATGAGCCGAGCTAGTTCACAAGTCTCAGCCCAGGCTGCACCACTGTGTCAGTTTATGGGCTTACATATTCCTTGTCAGTAAACTGGCTATCCACCACGGCTCCTAACCCTCACAGAAAAGTCTTTCACAAACTGGCAAATGAACTGTCAGCATATGATGCAGCCTTTCTCTTTGGCTTGGCTGCCGCCTACAGCTTTCTCCTTTATGTACATCAAGTC includes the following:
- the med9 gene encoding mediator of RNA polymerase II transcription subunit 9, which translates into the protein MATAQAKLDKESDDCSLLPLVHDIIKCMDKDNQDVLQELGKLKAKIQEAREQISNMPGIDSSPLEQQQQLATLREQVRTKNQLLQKYKSLCMFDVPKAS